In Dyadobacter sp. NIV53, a single window of DNA contains:
- a CDS encoding DUF3500 domain-containing protein: MEAILKAGWGLILFTIFTLGCSSSDSEVTPDTGDTGSTSSSITAALVTTTSSNTSCSASTGVAKVVCLAEAFKATLSSSQVSTTQLTYSKANAQKWSNLPAGLSGRIGIDLGSLSDTQLAAFRDLMVALLDVSTSNEGYDEMLGNLVADDYLNTVGGGSDYGAGEYYLSFLGTPSTTGLWEILFTGHHYTQPYTFNAGKLAGVTPAFRGVEPASAVTANSKTYQPFEQERVTFAAMLTGLSTTEQATAKLSSTYSDILLGPGKDASFPTAKSGLQVGTLTAAKQALVLDAIKLYVNDLDATSATAILNMYTSELANTYVSYSGTTAVSTQNDYVRIDGPNVWIEFSYQGGVIVRNTPHPHSVWRDRTGDYGGN, encoded by the coding sequence ATGGAAGCGATTTTAAAAGCAGGATGGGGGCTGATCCTTTTCACCATTTTTACTTTGGGATGCAGTTCAAGCGACTCAGAAGTAACGCCAGACACCGGTGATACTGGCAGCACTTCATCTTCTATTACAGCGGCACTGGTGACAACCACCAGCAGCAATACCAGTTGCAGTGCTTCAACTGGTGTTGCCAAAGTGGTTTGTCTGGCGGAAGCTTTTAAGGCAACACTCAGCAGCAGCCAGGTTTCGACAACCCAGCTGACTTACAGCAAAGCCAATGCACAGAAATGGTCTAACCTTCCTGCCGGTTTATCTGGCCGAATTGGAATTGACCTTGGTTCGTTGAGCGACACACAACTTGCAGCATTCAGGGATCTGATGGTGGCTTTACTGGACGTTAGTACCAGCAATGAGGGTTATGATGAAATGCTCGGGAACCTGGTTGCGGATGATTACCTGAACACAGTCGGAGGTGGTTCTGACTACGGTGCAGGCGAATATTACCTGTCTTTTTTAGGCACGCCCAGCACAACAGGATTGTGGGAAATTCTTTTCACCGGTCACCATTATACCCAGCCTTATACTTTTAACGCCGGAAAACTGGCAGGTGTTACGCCCGCTTTCCGTGGGGTGGAACCCGCATCAGCCGTGACTGCCAACAGTAAAACCTATCAGCCTTTTGAACAGGAGCGCGTGACTTTTGCTGCTATGCTTACAGGACTGAGTACTACGGAACAGGCAACAGCAAAACTTTCCAGCACTTATTCGGACATTCTTCTTGGTCCCGGAAAAGACGCATCGTTCCCTACGGCAAAATCCGGTTTGCAGGTTGGTACACTGACCGCCGCCAAACAAGCGTTGGTACTTGATGCGATTAAACTGTATGTGAACGACCTGGATGCAACTTCTGCGACTGCGATCCTGAATATGTACACCAGTGAGTTAGCCAATACTTACGTTTCCTATTCCGGTACAACGGCGGTTTCAACGCAAAATGATTATGTTCGTATTGACGGGCCGAATGTCTGGATTGAATTCTCTTATCAAGGTGGGGTGATCGTCCGCAATACACCACATCCGCATTCCGTATGGCGCGATCGTACAGGCGATTATGGAGGTAATTAA
- a CDS encoding HupE/UreJ family protein, with amino-acid sequence MKNNISTIGRLSTWLIVLLIITLLSGGLIAHPMPNSVVLLRVNQDHIHVELQLPLSELQAAIGKSVNDSSAGLTERLGPELRAYLLAHVRSKTLDGRPWRVTVGALAVHETKNTINGTYRELTAQLQLIPPAGTDVRHFNFDYDVILHQVVTHKILVSVSEDWAAGQLKEQTPVQVGVIVLDIVNNRILPLAVNLESGNIWKGFVAMVRLGKEHIAEGTDHLLFLLVLLLPAPLLHTRKRWASFGGVKYSLSRLLWIVTAFTIGHSLTLLLGAFGWVKLPGQPIEILIALSIMVSAIHAVRPLFPGKETWIAAGFGLIHGLAFANTLANLSLDTGRMALNILGFNIGIELMQLAIIAVTIPWLILLSRTPYYTYLRNTGAIFAGLAAVAWTAERVTGQANSWTAIVERIADYAPYGLGVLALLAIVFTLKTRLIREG; translated from the coding sequence GTGAAAAATAACATATCAACTATCGGCCGCCTTTCAACGTGGCTGATAGTTTTACTCATAATAACTTTACTTTCCGGTGGATTAATAGCTCATCCAATGCCGAATTCTGTGGTGTTGCTAAGGGTGAATCAGGATCATATCCATGTCGAATTGCAACTCCCTTTGAGCGAGCTTCAGGCGGCGATCGGCAAATCCGTCAATGATTCTTCGGCAGGACTGACAGAGCGGCTTGGGCCAGAGTTAAGAGCTTATTTGCTGGCGCATGTCAGGTCCAAAACACTTGACGGACGGCCCTGGCGCGTAACGGTTGGCGCTTTGGCTGTTCATGAAACAAAAAATACCATCAACGGAACCTACCGTGAACTAACGGCACAGTTGCAGCTTATTCCTCCGGCAGGTACAGATGTACGGCATTTTAACTTTGACTATGATGTAATTCTGCACCAGGTAGTTACACACAAAATCCTGGTATCCGTAAGCGAAGACTGGGCCGCTGGCCAGCTCAAAGAGCAAACACCGGTACAGGTGGGGGTGATTGTACTGGATATTGTCAACAACAGGATTCTGCCCTTAGCTGTTAATCTGGAATCGGGGAATATCTGGAAAGGTTTCGTTGCAATGGTCAGGCTTGGAAAGGAACATATTGCCGAAGGGACTGATCACCTGCTTTTCCTTCTTGTTTTATTATTACCTGCTCCACTTTTACACACGCGTAAACGCTGGGCTTCTTTCGGAGGTGTAAAATACAGTCTTTCCCGGCTGCTTTGGATAGTAACAGCATTCACAATCGGCCATTCACTGACACTGTTGCTCGGAGCATTTGGCTGGGTAAAGCTTCCCGGCCAGCCGATTGAAATATTAATCGCTCTATCGATCATGGTGTCTGCTATTCACGCAGTACGACCGCTTTTTCCGGGTAAAGAAACCTGGATTGCCGCCGGTTTTGGCCTGATTCACGGACTGGCTTTTGCAAACACATTAGCAAACCTTTCGCTTGATACCGGACGAATGGCTCTCAACATTCTAGGCTTCAATATCGGTATCGAGCTGATGCAGCTTGCGATCATTGCAGTAACGATTCCATGGCTAATTCTACTAAGCAGGACACCATACTATACATATTTACGTAACACAGGTGCCATTTTCGCCGGATTAGCAGCAGTAGCCTGGACAGCCGAGCGCGTTACCGGACAGGCAAATTCCTGGACCGCAATCGTCGAACGAATTGCCGATTATGCACCTTACGGACTTGGTGTTCTTGCGCTTTTGGCTATTGTTTTTACTTTGAAAACGAGGTTGATACGTGAGGGTTAG
- a CDS encoding helix-turn-helix domain-containing protein, protein MIRKEIKKDFDMADCGIRNLLDRVGDKWSLMIMDILGSEGTLRFSELDHKIESISQKMLTVTLKSLETDGLVDRKMYPQIPPKVEYSLTDLGRTLLPAITMLKNWAVESMPAIQEARNRMQSKKIM, encoded by the coding sequence ATGATTAGAAAAGAAATTAAAAAAGATTTTGATATGGCAGATTGCGGCATTCGTAATTTATTGGATCGGGTTGGGGACAAATGGTCACTGATGATCATGGATATTCTGGGAAGCGAAGGAACACTGCGTTTCAGCGAACTGGATCATAAAATAGAAAGCATATCACAGAAGATGCTCACCGTAACACTGAAAAGTCTGGAGACAGACGGACTGGTTGACAGAAAGATGTATCCACAGATTCCACCAAAGGTTGAGTATTCGTTGACTGATCTTGGGAGAACTTTATTGCCTGCCATTACCATGCTGAAAAACTGGGCAGTGGAGAGCATGCCTGCAATTCAGGAGGCCAGGAACAGGATGCAATCCAAGAAAATTATGTAA
- a CDS encoding SDR family NAD(P)-dependent oxidoreductase yields the protein MDLKIKGKRALITGSSSGLGEAIAIMLAAEGAEVIIHGRDENRTKSVMDRINQSGGKAEYVIGDLATEEGADSVAAAALANGSVDILVNNAGVYRGQPWMDVSAKEWQDTYNTNVVSGVRMIQRLLPQMLKLGWGRIVQIGGITAIQPMAIQPDYNAAMAARHNLTVSLARELKGSGITSNTVAPGAMLVESVKNLILGMAEQNNWGDSWDEIEKNAASQFLQNDLGRFGKPEEVAGAVAYLMSTYADNITGSILRVDGGQTLSV from the coding sequence ATGGATTTAAAAATTAAAGGAAAAAGAGCATTAATAACCGGATCAAGTTCTGGTTTGGGAGAGGCAATTGCTATTATGCTGGCGGCTGAAGGTGCAGAAGTAATTATTCATGGCCGTGATGAAAACCGAACCAAATCGGTTATGGACAGGATCAATCAATCGGGTGGAAAGGCCGAATATGTGATAGGGGATCTGGCAACCGAAGAAGGTGCTGACAGTGTTGCTGCAGCTGCATTGGCAAATGGATCTGTTGATATACTGGTCAACAACGCAGGCGTTTATCGCGGTCAGCCCTGGATGGATGTATCAGCAAAAGAATGGCAGGATACCTATAATACCAACGTAGTTTCCGGAGTAAGAATGATTCAGCGTTTATTACCACAAATGCTCAAACTCGGCTGGGGAAGAATTGTGCAGATCGGTGGTATTACCGCCATTCAGCCCATGGCTATTCAGCCTGATTACAATGCAGCCATGGCGGCAAGGCACAATCTGACCGTTTCGCTGGCAAGGGAGCTGAAAGGTTCAGGAATTACTTCCAATACTGTCGCTCCGGGAGCCATGCTCGTCGAATCTGTGAAAAACCTGATTTTAGGAATGGCTGAACAAAATAACTGGGGCGATTCCTGGGATGAAATTGAAAAAAATGCAGCTTCGCAATTCCTGCAAAATGACCTCGGGAGATTTGGTAAACCAGAAGAAGTGGCAGGAGCAGTTGCTTACCTGATGAGCACGTATGCCGATAATATTACGGGATCAATTTTACGCGTAGACGGTGGGCAGACCTTATCAGTGTGA
- a CDS encoding helix-turn-helix domain-containing protein, whose amino-acid sequence MANEKSIAGEQADCSKILFAIQDTLDLISGKWKIKVISVLLYGKKNFTDLQRQIEGLGSKMLSKELQELEINGLITRTVNITKPITVTYELTAYGHTLEPIIQALADWGTEHRHKIKIGDL is encoded by the coding sequence ATGGCAAATGAAAAATCAATAGCTGGTGAACAAGCGGATTGTTCCAAAATACTTTTTGCGATACAGGATACACTCGATCTGATAAGCGGTAAGTGGAAGATCAAGGTGATCAGCGTACTGCTCTATGGGAAAAAAAACTTTACAGATTTACAGCGCCAGATAGAGGGCCTTGGTTCGAAAATGCTTTCAAAAGAATTGCAGGAACTGGAAATTAACGGACTCATTACCCGGACTGTCAATATCACAAAACCGATTACGGTAACCTACGAACTGACCGCTTACGGCCACACCCTGGAACCTATTATTCAGGCACTTGCCGACTGGGGAACAGAGCACCGGCACAAGATTAAGATTGGTGATCTTTAA
- a CDS encoding SDR family NAD(P)-dependent oxidoreductase has translation MKKFENKIAVITGGNSGMGYGTAKVLKEMGATVIITGRRKQAIDKAAQELGVTAILSDQAKIGDIDNLVSEVTEKFGKVDILYINAGISGTSSIELETPENFDKINNINYKGVFFTLSKFIPHLNDGASVVILSSVLASTVSPGLSVYSASKAAVSSIVKTAALELASRKIRVNSISPGAIDTELFSKMGMDDETLNGLTDYLIGLTPIGRIGKPEEIGHLVAFLSSNEASFITGSDHIIDGGSTLL, from the coding sequence ATGAAAAAATTCGAAAACAAGATAGCGGTCATTACCGGTGGAAACAGTGGAATGGGTTACGGTACAGCAAAGGTTCTAAAAGAAATGGGAGCTACGGTTATTATTACAGGAAGAAGAAAACAGGCCATTGATAAAGCCGCTCAGGAACTGGGAGTTACAGCGATTTTATCAGATCAGGCAAAGATTGGAGATATTGATAATCTGGTAAGTGAAGTGACTGAAAAATTTGGAAAGGTTGACATTCTCTATATCAATGCAGGCATATCGGGAACATCTTCTATCGAATTGGAAACACCGGAGAACTTCGACAAAATCAATAACATTAACTATAAGGGTGTTTTCTTTACTCTGAGCAAATTCATTCCGCATTTGAATGATGGTGCATCCGTTGTGATTCTTTCTTCTGTGCTTGCTTCCACAGTAAGTCCGGGTTTGAGTGTTTACAGCGCGAGTAAGGCAGCAGTCAGTTCTATTGTGAAGACGGCTGCACTGGAACTGGCATCAAGAAAAATCAGGGTCAATTCCATTAGTCCGGGTGCGATTGATACCGAATTATTTAGCAAAATGGGAATGGATGATGAGACTTTAAATGGTTTGACGGACTACCTGATCGGTTTGACGCCAATTGGACGTATTGGAAAGCCGGAAGAAATCGGGCATCTTGTTGCCTTCCTATCCAGTAATGAAGCGTCATTCATTACCGGTTCAGATCATATCATTGATGGAGGATCGACACTTCTGTAA
- a CDS encoding AraC family transcriptional regulator, with amino-acid sequence MKKEHAPQVIQSISELLRFLELPKSMHPLVALVDYKDIKADTQHLGKGYVLNFYKISFKKHFSGQIRYGQGYYDFEEGGLSFTAPNQVITAAEEEKDYSGYTLLFHPDFIRNYPLGKNIIKYGFFSYSVAEALYMSDKEKKLIFSVFDAIAVELETNIDHFSQDLLVTQIELLLNYSNRFYNRQFITRKVVHNDLIVKMESYLTEFFGAEKSLFDGPPTVQQVADHLKVSPRYLSDMLRSLTGQTTQQHIHNKLIDRAKNILSTSNLTIAEIAYQLGFEYPQSFNKLFKSKTKVSPLEYKQMFNN; translated from the coding sequence ATGAAAAAGGAACACGCCCCGCAAGTCATACAAAGCATATCCGAACTGCTCCGTTTTCTGGAACTTCCAAAATCCATGCATCCGCTGGTGGCTTTGGTAGACTATAAGGATATCAAGGCGGATACGCAGCATTTGGGAAAAGGTTATGTATTGAATTTTTATAAAATATCCTTCAAAAAACATTTTTCCGGCCAAATACGGTACGGACAGGGATATTATGATTTTGAGGAAGGCGGGCTTTCTTTTACAGCTCCGAATCAGGTAATAACTGCGGCTGAAGAAGAAAAAGATTACAGCGGTTATACTTTACTATTCCATCCTGATTTTATCCGAAACTACCCTCTTGGAAAAAACATCATCAAATACGGCTTTTTCTCTTATTCCGTAGCCGAAGCTCTGTATATGTCCGACAAAGAAAAGAAGCTGATTTTTTCAGTCTTTGACGCCATAGCGGTGGAGCTTGAAACCAATATTGATCATTTCAGCCAGGATCTGCTGGTGACGCAAATAGAACTGCTGCTGAATTACAGCAACCGTTTTTACAACCGGCAGTTCATCACCCGAAAAGTGGTGCATAATGACCTGATTGTGAAAATGGAATCGTACCTGACAGAATTTTTTGGAGCAGAAAAATCGCTGTTCGATGGTCCGCCAACTGTACAGCAAGTGGCTGATCATCTTAAAGTTTCACCCCGTTACCTTAGTGATATGCTCCGTTCTTTAACCGGTCAAACCACCCAACAGCATATTCACAATAAACTGATTGACAGAGCAAAAAACATATTAAGCACAAGTAATCTGACCATCGCCGAAATCGCCTACCAACTCGGATTTGAATACCCGCAGTCCTTTAATAAACTTTTTAAAAGCAAGACAAAAGTATCTCCGCTGGAATACAAGCAGATGTTCAATAATTGA
- a CDS encoding TetR/AcrR family transcriptional regulator, giving the protein MARNVEFNEETAIQKAMEVFWKKGYNGASMRDLTDAMQINPSSLYNTIGDKRQLFVKCIQNYTESRMEEAKVHSAKIKSPLKAITSFVNDSVNAILYSSNSCLAIKTTFELAATDKDVQGILRKDSDFTHEFLLSLVKSAVKQNEIDPDTDAEMITDYIINSFTGWHESYILHQDANRIKKMAKYLIAQISR; this is encoded by the coding sequence ATGGCAAGAAATGTAGAATTTAACGAGGAGACGGCAATCCAAAAAGCCATGGAAGTTTTTTGGAAAAAAGGTTATAACGGTGCTTCCATGCGTGACCTGACGGATGCCATGCAGATTAATCCCAGCAGTTTATACAATACCATAGGTGATAAGCGTCAGCTCTTTGTAAAGTGTATTCAAAACTACACCGAGAGCAGGATGGAAGAGGCAAAAGTGCATTCGGCGAAAATCAAATCTCCGCTTAAAGCAATAACGAGTTTTGTTAATGATTCTGTAAATGCCATTCTGTATAGCAGTAATAGCTGTCTGGCCATAAAAACGACTTTTGAACTGGCTGCTACGGATAAGGACGTGCAGGGAATCCTGAGAAAAGATAGTGATTTTACACATGAATTTCTTTTGTCCCTGGTTAAAAGCGCTGTGAAGCAGAACGAAATCGATCCGGATACCGATGCTGAAATGATCACGGATTATATCATAAATTCCTTCACAGGATGGCATGAATCATATATTCTGCATCAGGATGCAAACAGGATCAAAAAAATGGCAAAATATCTGATTGCCCAAATTTCAAGGTGA